A single genomic interval of Gemmatimonas aurantiaca harbors:
- a CDS encoding FliI/YscN family ATPase, with protein MKTPTYNTALTDSESALDVLTDRLGRAERFAPYGRVTRVVGLVVEATGIDVGLGSLCRITNHARDRSVLAEVVGFNERHVLLMPLGELDGLHAGASVQPLGRTFGVDVGPGLLGRVLNGLGHPIDGKGKLDTIERVPLSAEPPNPLQRETIDRPMETGVRAIDGLLTIGRGQRVGIFAGSGVGKSTMLGMIARHAQADVNVIALLGERGREVREFLENSLGAEGLARSVVIVATGDQAALVRARGALVATAIAEYFRDQGKQVLLMVDSVTRVAMAWREIGLATGEPPTTKGYPPSVFANLPRLLERAGNGDRGGITGIYTVLVDGDDFNEPVADAARSILDGHIVLTRRLAAQNHFPAIDVLDSKSRVKDHITNDVQRRSGSAMLRLEAAYREKEDLIMVGAYQKGSDPYVDAAIVYRHKVLEFLQQRPDEISHYGDTYQALNDIAEAIEASVKRRN; from the coding sequence ATGAAGACTCCCACCTACAACACCGCGTTGACCGACTCCGAATCGGCGCTCGACGTGCTCACCGACCGACTGGGTCGCGCCGAGCGGTTTGCACCGTACGGTCGGGTCACCCGCGTGGTCGGCCTGGTGGTCGAGGCCACCGGCATCGATGTCGGTCTCGGTTCACTGTGTCGCATCACCAACCACGCGCGCGACCGTTCGGTGCTGGCCGAGGTCGTGGGATTCAATGAACGGCATGTGCTGCTCATGCCACTCGGTGAACTGGACGGATTGCATGCCGGGGCCAGCGTGCAGCCCCTCGGCCGCACGTTCGGTGTGGATGTGGGGCCCGGTCTGCTGGGTCGTGTCCTCAATGGCCTCGGCCATCCCATCGATGGCAAGGGCAAACTCGATACGATCGAGCGGGTGCCGCTCTCGGCCGAGCCGCCCAATCCGCTGCAGCGCGAAACGATCGATCGCCCGATGGAAACGGGTGTCCGTGCCATCGACGGCCTCCTGACCATTGGCCGCGGCCAGCGTGTGGGCATCTTCGCCGGTTCCGGCGTGGGCAAGAGCACGATGCTGGGCATGATCGCGCGACATGCCCAGGCCGATGTCAATGTGATCGCCCTGCTGGGTGAACGGGGCCGTGAAGTGCGGGAGTTCCTGGAGAACTCCCTGGGCGCCGAGGGGCTCGCGCGCTCGGTCGTGATCGTGGCGACGGGCGATCAGGCAGCGCTCGTGCGTGCGCGTGGCGCGCTCGTGGCCACGGCCATCGCCGAGTACTTCCGCGATCAGGGCAAACAGGTGCTGCTCATGGTGGATTCGGTGACACGCGTGGCGATGGCCTGGCGCGAGATCGGGCTGGCCACCGGTGAGCCGCCCACCACCAAGGGATACCCGCCATCGGTGTTCGCCAATCTTCCGCGCCTGCTGGAGCGGGCCGGCAACGGCGACCGCGGCGGCATCACGGGCATCTACACGGTGCTGGTGGACGGCGACGATTTCAACGAACCGGTGGCCGATGCCGCACGATCGATTCTCGACGGCCACATCGTACTGACCCGGCGACTGGCCGCGCAGAATCACTTCCCCGCCATCGACGTGCTCGACTCGAAGAGTCGTGTGAAAGACCACATCACCAACGACGTCCAGCGACGCAGCGGCAGCGCGATGCTTCGTCTCGAAGCCGCGTATCGCGAGAAGGAAGATCTCATCATGGTGGGCGCGTACCAGAAAGGGAGCGACCCCTACGTGGACGCGGCCATCGTCTATCGGCACAAGGTGCTTGAGTTCCTTCAGCAGCGTCCGGACGAGATCTCCCACTACGGTGACACCTATCAGGCGCTCAACGACATCGCGGAAGCGATCGAAGCGTCGGTGAAGAGGCGCAACTGA
- a CDS encoding FliH/SctL family protein: MHATPWALDEFPVVDIFADAVSMSPTEPVSPAASSISLEHLEADFAVRLAAERARIEADAYARGRADGERAARATLEETIAHTTGALNEAVLSVQMHEARWLSNAEENIAALAVLVARHVVQREIVGDPSFVSDLVIKALTQYPVDEEITVRMHPDDLAVCRPVLDQVTGSGLGAGVRTLRWLPDPNIQRGGCLTEGRERIIDGRVDTSLERAYRMLAGIQA, translated from the coding sequence ATGCACGCCACACCCTGGGCACTCGACGAATTCCCGGTCGTCGACATCTTCGCGGACGCCGTGTCGATGTCGCCGACGGAACCGGTGTCACCGGCCGCGTCGAGCATCTCGCTGGAACATCTCGAAGCCGATTTTGCCGTGCGTCTCGCGGCCGAACGCGCCCGTATCGAAGCCGACGCGTATGCCCGCGGGCGCGCCGACGGCGAGCGAGCGGCACGCGCCACGCTCGAGGAAACGATCGCGCACACCACGGGCGCGCTGAACGAAGCGGTGCTTTCGGTGCAGATGCACGAAGCCCGCTGGCTGAGCAACGCCGAGGAGAACATCGCGGCCCTGGCCGTGCTCGTGGCCCGTCATGTGGTGCAACGGGAGATCGTCGGCGACCCCTCGTTCGTCAGCGATCTCGTCATCAAGGCGCTCACGCAGTATCCGGTGGACGAAGAGATCACCGTGCGCATGCACCCCGACGATCTGGCCGTCTGCCGTCCCGTACTCGATCAGGTGACGGGATCCGGCCTGGGGGCCGGTGTACGCACCCTGCGCTGGCTCCCCGATCCCAACATCCAGCGGGGCGGCTGTCTGACCGAAGGCCGCGAACGCATCATCGACGGCCGAGTCGATACGTCCCTCGAGCGTGCGTATCGCATGCTGGCGGGGATCCAGGCGTGA
- the fliJ gene encoding flagellar export protein FliJ, translating to MFRFRLQRLLELREQHEQAKARELASARDVADRATEARLALQNLKADSQAQLHAATGMTARIGHLQQLGTTLASLDERLLVAGDAVKQADAGVRQAQELLEEAARDRRVLNRLKSRHADAWRADEAQRDRAQMDEVALMQFARKQDQQAPCSGDTTESAPPRDGSTR from the coding sequence ATGTTCCGGTTCCGTCTGCAGCGGCTGCTCGAATTGCGCGAACAGCATGAACAGGCCAAGGCCCGTGAACTGGCCTCCGCCCGGGACGTCGCCGACCGCGCCACCGAGGCGCGTCTTGCCCTGCAGAACCTGAAGGCCGATTCACAGGCCCAGCTCCACGCCGCGACCGGCATGACGGCGCGTATCGGACACCTGCAGCAGCTCGGCACCACGCTCGCTTCGCTCGACGAGCGCTTGCTTGTCGCGGGCGATGCCGTGAAGCAGGCCGACGCCGGCGTGCGTCAGGCACAGGAGTTGCTTGAAGAAGCGGCACGCGACCGCCGTGTGCTGAACCGACTCAAGTCCAGACATGCCGATGCGTGGCGCGCGGATGAAGCCCAGCGCGACCGGGCACAGATGGACGAAGTGGCACTGATGCAGTTCGCCCGCAAACAGGATCAGCAGGCTCCGTGCTCCGGTGACACCACCGAGAGCGCTCCCCCTCGTGATGGATCGACCCGATGA
- a CDS encoding flagellin, translating to MRVTNSIITTNSKLRLQVGLQGIDRLREDIASGVRIRKISDDATSGGELVRIGSSMRALTQFKRNADSGVARAEAEEGALNQLTNALTRASELALGQIGGTATAQTRTITKSEIDQLLNLAASLGNTRFGDEYLFGGNRANEAPFFDPTPATGSFSRLELNGNPVNPTGNMTLEIGDNKFITPNHNATQVFIDTDALDALRDLSKALADDDTAAIQASATRLNDANSKVQTLIGTQGARVNEMEDAKLNLETMALNLKAFRSDLRDTEVDKALVDLVGKQTLYQAAMSATSRVLGLSLANYL from the coding sequence ATGCGCGTCACCAACTCGATCATCACCACCAACAGCAAGCTCCGTCTGCAGGTCGGTCTGCAGGGGATCGATCGATTGCGCGAGGATATTGCGTCCGGCGTGCGCATCCGGAAGATCTCCGATGATGCGACCAGCGGCGGTGAGCTCGTTCGTATCGGCAGTTCGATGCGCGCGCTCACGCAGTTCAAGCGCAACGCCGATTCGGGCGTCGCCCGGGCCGAAGCGGAAGAAGGTGCGCTCAATCAGCTCACGAATGCGCTCACACGCGCGTCGGAGCTCGCGCTCGGTCAGATCGGCGGCACCGCGACCGCGCAGACGCGCACCATCACCAAATCCGAGATCGATCAGCTGCTCAATCTCGCCGCGTCGCTGGGCAACACACGGTTCGGCGACGAGTATCTCTTCGGCGGCAATCGCGCCAACGAAGCGCCCTTCTTCGATCCGACGCCGGCCACCGGCAGCTTCTCCCGACTCGAACTGAATGGCAATCCGGTGAATCCCACCGGCAACATGACGCTCGAGATCGGCGACAACAAGTTCATCACGCCGAATCACAATGCGACGCAGGTGTTCATCGACACCGACGCCCTTGATGCGCTGCGCGATCTGTCCAAGGCCCTCGCCGACGACGATACCGCCGCCATCCAGGCCTCGGCCACGCGGCTGAACGACGCGAACAGCAAAGTGCAGACGCTCATCGGCACGCAGGGCGCGCGGGTCAACGAGATGGAAGACGCCAAGCTCAATCTCGAGACGATGGCGCTGAATCTGAAAGCCTTCCGCTCCGATCTGCGCGACACCGAAGTCGACAAGGCCCTGGTCGATCTGGTGGGCAAGCAGACGCTGTATCAGGCCGCCATGAGCGCGACGTCGCGTGTTCTCGGATTGAGCCTCGCCAACTATCTGTAA
- the fliW gene encoding flagellar assembly protein FliW produces MNESRGMVSITHHFGTIEVAEDAMMTFPTGGLFGFEKITRYALLPAARQGLWWLIAPNADATTFVLADPFMLDPDYAIDLGEREKNELQLATPSDALALVMLTLPDIPGVAPTANMRAPIVFNITRRLAAQVVSRDESHELQKLADLGRYPLQEGGVSLG; encoded by the coding sequence ATGAACGAGTCGCGCGGGATGGTGTCGATCACGCATCACTTCGGAACCATCGAGGTTGCCGAGGACGCGATGATGACGTTCCCCACGGGTGGACTCTTCGGATTCGAGAAGATCACGCGGTATGCCCTGCTTCCCGCCGCGCGTCAGGGACTCTGGTGGCTCATCGCGCCGAATGCCGATGCCACGACGTTCGTGCTGGCCGATCCGTTCATGCTCGATCCCGACTACGCGATCGATCTGGGCGAACGTGAGAAGAACGAGCTGCAACTGGCGACGCCCTCGGATGCGCTGGCCCTCGTGATGCTGACACTGCCCGACATTCCGGGCGTCGCGCCCACCGCCAACATGCGCGCGCCGATCGTCTTCAACATCACGCGTCGACTCGCCGCCCAGGTGGTGAGCCGCGATGAATCGCACGAGCTGCAGAAACTCGCGGACCTGGGACGCTATCCGCTGCAGGAGGGCGGTGTCTCGTTGGGGTGA
- the fliG gene encoding flagellar motor switch protein FliG, with protein MSAGGSAVALSRNAGSSDRYAPDRLTGRQKVAILCMAIGAEHAAKITGGLHPEEAEIVALEMAQLDRVPQPTIDAVLLEWLEITLGVDSLTTGGVEFAKDVLEKAFGPAKAQQILKRIQGQLADSDRFGRLRRADPQQLGNTLRGEHPQTIALILAHLDPAHVAAIIREFDPALGGEVMFRIARMEKVSPEMISLVERAIGNEADLAFSQGMSSVGGPAAVAAVLNLVSSSLEKEVLDLVAEKDPHLSDQIKNLMFVFEDLASLDDKSLQRLLREVDVKQLALALKAASPDLKQKIMGTMSQRAVAGLKEEMEFLGPVKMRDVEAAQTDIVSKVRALEETGEIVLSAGTDDVIV; from the coding sequence ATGAGCGCCGGCGGTTCCGCGGTCGCCCTGTCGCGCAATGCCGGCAGCTCCGATCGGTACGCACCCGACCGTCTCACGGGTCGACAGAAGGTGGCCATTCTCTGCATGGCCATCGGCGCCGAACATGCCGCCAAGATCACCGGCGGCCTGCATCCCGAAGAAGCGGAAATCGTCGCGCTCGAGATGGCGCAGCTCGATCGGGTTCCGCAGCCCACGATCGATGCGGTGCTTCTGGAGTGGCTCGAGATCACCCTCGGGGTGGACTCCCTCACCACGGGTGGTGTGGAGTTCGCCAAGGATGTTCTCGAAAAGGCATTCGGTCCGGCCAAGGCCCAGCAGATCCTCAAGCGCATCCAGGGTCAGCTCGCCGACAGCGATCGTTTCGGTCGCCTGCGTCGCGCCGATCCGCAGCAGTTGGGCAATACACTGCGCGGCGAACATCCGCAGACCATCGCGCTCATTCTGGCGCATCTCGACCCGGCGCACGTGGCCGCGATCATCCGCGAATTCGATCCGGCGCTGGGCGGTGAGGTCATGTTCCGCATCGCGCGCATGGAGAAGGTTTCCCCGGAGATGATCTCCCTCGTGGAGCGCGCCATCGGGAACGAAGCGGATCTCGCGTTCTCGCAGGGCATGTCGAGTGTGGGCGGTCCGGCGGCCGTGGCCGCGGTGCTCAACCTCGTCAGTTCCTCGCTCGAGAAGGAAGTGCTCGATCTCGTGGCCGAGAAGGATCCGCATCTCAGCGATCAGATCAAGAACCTCATGTTCGTCTTCGAGGATCTGGCTTCGCTCGACGACAAGTCGCTGCAGCGCCTGCTGCGCGAGGTGGACGTCAAGCAGCTGGCGCTGGCCCTCAAGGCGGCGAGCCCCGATCTCAAGCAGAAGATCATGGGTACCATGTCGCAGCGCGCCGTGGCGGGTCTCAAGGAGGAGATGGAGTTCCTCGGTCCGGTCAAGATGCGCGATGTCGAAGCGGCGCAGACGGATATCGTCTCGAAGGTGCGCGCGCTCGAGGAAACGGGGGAGATCGTGCTGAGTGCGGGTACCGACGATGTCATCGTCTGA
- a CDS encoding sigma-54 dependent transcriptional regulator — MRHPAGTSHTLPANLFPARLRRMATILYVDDEAAVGLILEDTLSQAGHTPVGARSVPEALQVLERGGIDLIISDYRMPGLTGLEFIQLLTREGYDIPLIMLTGHASIEHAVASIKAGAIDYITKPVRPQQLELAVDQALEFVRLRRENEALRKEVMQFRNERQIIGDSPVVRRILQTVSMAAPTRATVLLQGESGTGKELFARAIHDQSERRDKPFIKLNCAALPEGLVESALFGHEKGAFTGAIKRVEGAFERANRGTLLLDEISEMRLDLQAKLLRVLQEQEFERVGGTTPIKVDVRIVATTNRDLAMEADHGTFRQDLYYRLSTIPVLIPPLRDRPEDIPVLALRFAMRTAAEIGKKIEGLSQDALEALQQYPWPGNVRELQHVIERAVILTPDPIIQPHCLEGTRFGLAHSLGAPNMRPRAIATPGASPVLAVSGAAAAPGAGSGATPTPANGAIALSSLNVAEAERVLIQHALAAADNNRTKAADLLGISVRTLRNKLNGPGSNSGRDGDED; from the coding sequence ATGCGTCACCCGGCAGGCACGAGCCACACGCTGCCGGCGAACCTGTTTCCCGCCCGCCTGCGCCGCATGGCCACGATCCTGTACGTCGATGACGAAGCCGCGGTCGGCCTGATTCTGGAGGATACCCTCTCCCAGGCCGGTCACACGCCCGTCGGCGCCCGGAGCGTCCCGGAGGCGCTGCAGGTGCTCGAACGGGGCGGGATCGATCTCATCATTTCCGACTACCGCATGCCGGGACTCACGGGGCTGGAGTTCATCCAGCTCCTGACCCGCGAGGGGTATGACATCCCCCTCATCATGCTGACCGGCCACGCCAGCATCGAACACGCGGTGGCGTCGATCAAGGCCGGCGCGATCGACTACATCACCAAGCCGGTGCGTCCACAGCAGCTCGAGCTGGCCGTGGACCAGGCCCTCGAATTCGTGCGCCTCCGGCGGGAGAACGAGGCCCTCCGCAAGGAGGTCATGCAGTTCCGGAACGAGCGGCAGATCATCGGCGACTCGCCAGTCGTGCGGCGCATTCTGCAGACCGTCTCCATGGCGGCCCCCACACGCGCGACCGTGCTGCTGCAGGGCGAATCGGGCACGGGCAAGGAGCTCTTCGCCCGCGCCATTCACGATCAGAGCGAGCGGCGCGACAAGCCGTTCATCAAGCTCAACTGCGCCGCCCTTCCGGAAGGGCTGGTGGAATCGGCGCTGTTCGGGCACGAGAAGGGGGCGTTCACCGGGGCGATCAAGCGCGTGGAAGGCGCCTTCGAGCGGGCCAACCGCGGGACGCTCCTGCTGGACGAAATCTCGGAGATGCGTCTCGACCTGCAGGCCAAGCTGCTGCGGGTCCTGCAGGAACAGGAATTCGAACGGGTTGGTGGAACTACCCCCATCAAGGTGGACGTCCGTATCGTCGCGACCACCAATCGCGACCTGGCCATGGAAGCCGATCACGGGACCTTCCGGCAGGACCTCTACTATAGGTTGTCCACCATCCCGGTTCTGATTCCGCCGCTGCGCGACCGCCCCGAGGACATCCCCGTGCTGGCGCTCCGGTTTGCCATGCGGACCGCCGCCGAGATCGGCAAGAAGATCGAAGGACTTTCGCAGGACGCCCTCGAAGCGTTGCAGCAGTACCCCTGGCCCGGCAATGTCCGCGAGCTCCAGCATGTGATCGAACGTGCGGTCATCCTGACTCCCGATCCCATCATCCAGCCCCATTGCCTCGAAGGGACCCGATTCGGCCTGGCCCATTCGCTGGGCGCGCCGAATATGCGGCCGCGCGCCATCGCCACACCTGGCGCCAGCCCCGTGCTCGCGGTGAGCGGAGCGGCCGCCGCACCCGGCGCGGGTTCCGGAGCGACGCCAACACCGGCCAATGGCGCCATCGCGCTCAGCTCGCTCAATGTGGCGGAAGCCGAGCGGGTCCTCATTCAGCATGCGCTGGCAGCTGCCGATAATAATCGAACGAAGGCCGCCGACCTGCTGGGGATCAGCGTACGCACCCTGCGCAACAAGCTGAACGGTCCGGGCAGCAACTCCGGCCGCGACGGCGACGAAGACTGA
- the flgC gene encoding flagellar basal body rod protein FlgC, whose protein sequence is MPVNPSRPLALLPIPGQSPVRPMFKSMGIAASGISAQRQRMETIAQNIANADVTRGTDGTPYKRREVVLESATAQNALFNPGNITARTMGNQNVAGAPAFEVPITDTARTFTVPVLPVTGGVDGVMGGEYGVRVAGVAEDQGEGRLVYEPGHPDADANGYVRYPDIDTTQELVKLMDAKRIYEANAAVFQTAKSMLRAALDI, encoded by the coding sequence ATGCCCGTGAATCCATCGCGTCCGCTCGCGCTGCTCCCCATTCCGGGACAGTCGCCCGTACGCCCCATGTTCAAATCCATGGGCATCGCGGCCAGCGGCATCTCCGCACAGCGGCAGCGCATGGAAACCATCGCGCAGAACATCGCCAACGCCGACGTCACCCGCGGCACCGATGGCACGCCGTACAAGCGTCGCGAGGTGGTCCTCGAATCGGCCACCGCGCAGAACGCACTGTTCAATCCCGGCAACATCACCGCGCGGACGATGGGCAACCAGAACGTCGCGGGTGCACCGGCCTTCGAAGTGCCCATCACCGATACCGCCCGGACGTTCACCGTGCCCGTCCTGCCGGTCACCGGCGGCGTGGATGGTGTGATGGGTGGTGAATACGGCGTGCGGGTGGCCGGTGTGGCGGAAGACCAGGGCGAGGGCCGTCTCGTGTACGAGCCAGGCCACCCCGATGCCGACGCCAACGGCTACGTGCGCTATCCCGACATCGACACCACGCAGGAGCTCGTGAAGCTCATGGACGCCAAGCGCATCTACGAAGCCAACGCCGCCGTCTTCCAGACGGCCAAATCGATGCTTCGCGCCGCGCTCGACATCTGA
- the fliE gene encoding flagellar hook-basal body complex protein FliE has translation MQTRIDLITRNLPQFGQDRGPTTPVPVGTGENSFGNTLTRAINEVSDARDRAGDLTQRFANGENVELHQVMAASEEAGIALDMLIELRNKVIEAYRSVISMQS, from the coding sequence ATGCAGACTCGTATCGATCTGATCACCCGCAACCTGCCGCAGTTCGGTCAGGATCGCGGTCCGACGACGCCGGTCCCTGTGGGCACGGGCGAAAACTCCTTCGGCAACACCCTCACGCGTGCGATCAATGAAGTCTCCGATGCGCGTGATCGCGCCGGCGATCTCACGCAGCGCTTCGCCAACGGCGAAAACGTCGAACTGCATCAGGTGATGGCGGCTTCCGAAGAAGCCGGTATCGCACTCGACATGCTCATCGAACTCCGGAACAAGGTCATCGAGGCCTACCGGAGCGTCATCAGCATGCAGTCGTAA
- the fliF gene encoding flagellar basal-body MS-ring/collar protein FliF: MNSLLESLTGRLGGARQAMIIAVGVLVTAAVFGVSRWATKPTMIPLYADVPVEQVKAMTDKLTESGIPYELDRTGSTIMVQSADLARARVDLAAGDVPNAGRPGLELFDKPTWGMTDFTQKVNYRRALEGELERTIGKMKDVKSVKVHLAIEDDQLFKQNERPSKASVTLSMNNGSIPRAETVHGIANLVASSVGGLEPDHVTIVDERGEALTMQDDGSLAGLTSRQLAVQRETEQYLEQKADKLLSSLVGTGNARVQVSASMNFDKVERTVQAVDPERQAIATEQKAEVTPSTPQQGAGYSTTATSYENTHSVENFTGAVGNIKKLTVAVLVADRVTQVAPAMPAVADSTAAAVAPTITPRTSDELTRIESLVRNALGVDSARGDMISVVSAPFDMPLPVVAVKDSTPAPTDLLGRIQSNPKPVVAIAALVVLLVLALVTVILLRPKKQIVEVPAALSAAGTLPELPASTQMQQAMQDVDEEYLDQQALLEEQRRHIVLPPPPTTPEREQAIATVDQRPDAAIRVVRTWLRQ, translated from the coding sequence ATGAACTCTCTGCTCGAATCCCTCACCGGCCGACTCGGCGGCGCCCGTCAGGCGATGATCATCGCCGTGGGTGTCCTCGTGACCGCGGCGGTGTTCGGTGTCTCCCGCTGGGCCACCAAGCCCACGATGATCCCGCTCTACGCCGACGTTCCGGTGGAGCAGGTGAAGGCGATGACCGACAAGCTCACCGAGTCGGGCATCCCGTACGAACTCGATCGCACCGGCTCCACCATCATGGTGCAGAGCGCCGATCTGGCGCGTGCCCGCGTGGATCTGGCGGCCGGCGACGTGCCGAACGCCGGCCGCCCCGGTCTCGAACTGTTCGACAAGCCGACCTGGGGCATGACGGACTTCACCCAGAAGGTGAACTACCGTCGCGCGCTGGAAGGAGAACTCGAGCGCACCATCGGCAAGATGAAGGACGTGAAGAGCGTGAAAGTGCACCTCGCCATCGAGGACGATCAGCTCTTCAAGCAGAACGAACGGCCCTCCAAGGCCTCCGTGACGCTGTCGATGAACAACGGCAGCATCCCGCGCGCCGAAACCGTGCACGGCATCGCGAATCTCGTCGCATCGAGTGTGGGCGGTCTCGAACCCGATCACGTCACCATCGTGGACGAGCGCGGCGAGGCGCTCACCATGCAGGACGATGGATCGCTGGCCGGTCTCACGAGCCGGCAACTCGCCGTGCAGCGCGAAACCGAGCAGTATCTCGAGCAGAAGGCCGACAAGCTGCTGTCGAGTCTCGTCGGTACGGGCAATGCACGTGTGCAGGTGTCGGCGTCGATGAACTTCGACAAGGTCGAGCGCACCGTGCAGGCGGTCGATCCCGAACGGCAGGCCATCGCCACCGAACAGAAGGCCGAGGTGACGCCGAGTACGCCACAGCAGGGCGCCGGGTACAGCACCACGGCCACGTCGTACGAGAACACCCACAGCGTCGAGAACTTCACGGGCGCGGTCGGCAACATCAAGAAGCTCACGGTGGCGGTCCTGGTGGCCGATCGTGTCACGCAGGTCGCGCCGGCGATGCCCGCGGTCGCGGATTCTACCGCCGCTGCCGTCGCACCTACCATCACCCCGCGCACGAGTGACGAACTCACGCGCATCGAATCGCTGGTGCGCAATGCCCTCGGTGTGGATTCCGCCCGCGGCGACATGATCTCGGTGGTGAGCGCGCCGTTCGACATGCCGCTGCCGGTCGTCGCCGTGAAGGATTCGACGCCCGCCCCCACGGATCTGCTGGGGCGCATCCAGAGCAACCCCAAGCCCGTGGTCGCGATCGCGGCGTTGGTGGTGCTGCTCGTTCTGGCCCTGGTCACCGTGATTCTGCTGCGTCCCAAGAAGCAGATCGTCGAGGTGCCGGCGGCGCTGTCCGCCGCGGGCACACTGCCGGAGCTGCCCGCCAGCACGCAGATGCAGCAGGCCATGCAGGACGTGGATGAAGAGTATCTCGATCAGCAGGCGCTCCTCGAAGAGCAGCGTCGCCACATCGTGCTGCCGCCGCCGCCGACCACGCCGGAGCGTGAACAGGCCATCGCGACGGTCGATCAGCGTCCCGACGCCGCGATTCGCGTCGTCCGCACCTGGTTGCGTCAATGA